One segment of Asaia bogorensis NBRC 16594 DNA contains the following:
- a CDS encoding histidine phosphatase family protein, with protein sequence MTQTDKAPATDPKAHGHFLDSMQLPSGVTRFWLIRHAIVEASARMRVYGSMDVELCTEHLALQVPYYTALGRRLPAEANWVVSPLKRAQDTARAIFEAGYGPRTMTIEPRFTEQSMGEWHNLPHQELPLKLRQTAHNFWSLSASEQPPGGESMLDVCARVGHSLDEMADRHAGQDTVVVSHGGAIRAALSHALNVHPDTGLRFSIQNLSVSIIERINGVWRVVTVNELPAAPAI encoded by the coding sequence ATGACCCAGACTGACAAGGCCCCTGCTACCGACCCCAAGGCCCATGGTCATTTTCTCGATTCCATGCAGCTGCCATCGGGCGTCACCCGTTTCTGGCTGATCCGTCATGCCATCGTTGAGGCCTCGGCCCGGATGCGAGTCTACGGCTCGATGGATGTCGAGCTCTGCACCGAGCATCTGGCGTTGCAGGTGCCCTATTATACGGCACTCGGGCGTCGTCTTCCTGCAGAGGCCAACTGGGTTGTCTCGCCCCTCAAGCGGGCGCAGGACACGGCACGCGCTATCTTCGAAGCCGGGTATGGCCCCCGAACCATGACCATCGAGCCGCGCTTTACCGAGCAGTCCATGGGGGAGTGGCACAATCTGCCCCATCAGGAACTCCCGTTGAAGCTGCGTCAGACCGCCCATAATTTCTGGTCGCTCTCAGCCTCCGAGCAGCCGCCAGGCGGTGAAAGCATGCTGGATGTCTGCGCCCGCGTTGGCCATTCGCTCGATGAAATGGCTGATCGTCATGCTGGTCAGGATACGGTTGTGGTGAGTCATGGCGGAGCGATCCGTGCTGCCCTGTCCCACGCGCTCAATGTCCACCCCGATACGGGGCTGCGCTTTTCCATCCAGAACCTTTCGGTATCCATCATCGAGCGGATCAATGGTGTCTGGCGTGTGGTGACCGTAAACGAACTGCCCGCTGCTCCCGCGATCTGA
- a CDS encoding putative quinol monooxygenase: MLSHDPCARAAARAAQPRACAFCALGSRSGLTTLRCAMRKRSDSGPSPKRRVFLSAKSCVSAIVIVADDHHSSCRTLLRDIAVLARQDAGCLRFVVYEDRENRGRFAINEEWEDEVSLQHHLETDHVLKVFDEIGKLGGKIENMWCAVVE; the protein is encoded by the coding sequence ATGCTTTCACACGACCCGTGTGCCCGTGCGGCTGCCCGTGCGGCGCAACCCCGCGCATGTGCCTTCTGCGCCTTAGGCAGCAGGTCAGGCTTAACAACTCTGCGCTGCGCCATGCGTAAAAGGTCAGATTCCGGACCCAGCCCCAAGCGGAGAGTATTCTTGTCAGCCAAGTCATGTGTAAGCGCTATTGTCATTGTCGCTGACGACCACCATTCTTCCTGCCGCACCCTCCTGCGCGACATCGCTGTTCTGGCGCGTCAGGACGCGGGATGCCTGAGATTCGTCGTTTACGAGGATCGTGAAAACAGGGGGCGATTTGCCATCAACGAAGAGTGGGAGGATGAAGTCAGCCTCCAGCACCACCTCGAAACCGACCACGTTCTCAAGGTCTTCGATGAAATTGGGAAACTCGGTGGCAAGATAGAGAATATGTGGTGCGCAGTCGTGGAGTAG
- a CDS encoding LacI family DNA-binding transcriptional regulator — protein sequence MVRKAAKVSIRDVAEAAEVSVATVSNVVRNRKNVSDTVRRRVEAAIESLNYLPDRAAMQLREGRTRIIGVLVPSLDNPFFTAIIACLEDCAIRDGYDIIVASAGEDTALASSRLKALLAWRPAGMIVLPNDDRFEDSSLLDAAGVPYVVIDRLPPACRADTVAAENEYAAAEAASCLAGLGHRRIAIVATTLSLANIRERCAGIRTFCAREGLPEPQVLEVGHHVEDDIPSLRALLVGENAPTAIIALTNSITLGALRCLHQSGYVVPDDVSLIGYDDYAWMRAMLPPITAIRQPVEELGAQGWTRLMQRIAGESTAYLQVRVSCTLAVRGSTAPPRTGKRS from the coding sequence ATGGTTCGCAAGGCCGCCAAGGTATCGATCCGGGATGTTGCAGAAGCCGCAGAGGTTTCTGTAGCCACCGTTTCGAATGTGGTGCGCAACCGTAAAAACGTCTCCGATACCGTGCGTCGTCGTGTCGAGGCGGCCATTGAGAGCCTCAATTATCTGCCTGACAGGGCAGCCATGCAGCTTCGTGAAGGGCGCACCCGCATCATCGGCGTTCTTGTGCCGAGCCTTGATAATCCGTTTTTCACGGCCATTATCGCCTGCCTCGAGGACTGCGCAATTCGTGATGGTTACGATATCATCGTTGCCAGCGCTGGCGAGGATACCGCACTGGCCTCCTCGCGGCTCAAGGCCCTGCTGGCGTGGCGTCCGGCTGGCATGATTGTTTTGCCCAACGACGATCGTTTTGAGGACTCTTCCCTGCTTGATGCGGCAGGGGTGCCTTATGTCGTGATCGATCGTTTGCCGCCTGCCTGTCGGGCCGATACGGTTGCCGCAGAAAACGAATATGCTGCCGCCGAAGCTGCTTCTTGTCTTGCCGGGCTGGGTCATCGTCGTATTGCCATTGTGGCTACGACGCTTTCATTGGCCAATATTCGCGAGCGTTGCGCCGGGATCCGGACATTCTGTGCCCGTGAAGGCCTGCCCGAGCCGCAGGTTCTCGAAGTTGGCCATCATGTTGAGGACGATATCCCGTCTCTGCGCGCTTTGCTGGTGGGGGAAAACGCGCCCACGGCGATTATTGCGCTGACCAATTCCATCACTCTGGGGGCGCTGCGGTGCCTGCACCAGAGCGGATATGTCGTGCCCGATGACGTGTCGCTTATCGGTTACGATGACTACGCATGGATGCGTGCCATGCTCCCGCCCATCACAGCGATACGCCAACCGGTGGAAGAGCTTGGGGCACAGGGCTGGACGCGCCTCATGCAACGTATTGCGGGCGAAAGCACTGCCTATCTGCAGGTCCGGGTGTCCTGCACGCTTGCGGTGCGCGGGTCGACCGCACCTCCCAGAACAGGAAAACGCTCATGA
- a CDS encoding sugar phosphate isomerase/epimerase family protein produces the protein MNKLGLHAFVWTAGWTPEDAAMAIRSTAELGFDLIEASTMDLKAFDVPATLRELEANRLGITMSFGLTADMDISSGDPERIRRGEAHLLDAMSLARDVGATHVCGILYSAFQKYATPVTADGVRGSIEVVRRVAEKAQASGITLGMEVVNRYESNVLNTARQAIAYVKRVEMPNVKLHLDCYHMNIEEADSAEAIREAGDLLGYFHTGDSHRGYLGSGSVDFPSIFRALESIQYKGPITFESFSSAVVGQPLEGILGIWRNLWEDSRDLAAHAKAFTDVQMKSAREALGRQKR, from the coding sequence ATGAACAAGCTTGGACTCCACGCTTTCGTCTGGACTGCTGGCTGGACGCCAGAAGACGCCGCCATGGCGATCCGCTCGACGGCCGAACTCGGTTTCGATCTGATCGAGGCATCGACCATGGATCTCAAGGCATTCGACGTGCCAGCCACGCTGCGCGAACTCGAAGCCAATCGTCTTGGGATCACCATGTCCTTTGGTCTGACTGCAGATATGGATATCTCCTCGGGTGACCCCGAGCGTATCCGTCGCGGGGAGGCGCATCTGCTTGATGCCATGTCTCTCGCGCGCGATGTCGGCGCAACCCATGTCTGCGGTATTCTTTATTCCGCCTTCCAGAAATACGCGACGCCGGTCACGGCAGATGGCGTGCGCGGCTCCATCGAGGTGGTGCGTCGCGTCGCCGAGAAGGCGCAGGCCAGTGGTATCACGCTGGGTATGGAAGTGGTCAATCGCTACGAGTCCAACGTACTCAACACGGCTCGTCAGGCCATTGCCTATGTGAAACGTGTCGAGATGCCCAACGTGAAGCTGCATCTTGATTGCTATCACATGAATATCGAGGAAGCTGATTCAGCCGAGGCTATTCGTGAAGCAGGCGATCTGTTGGGGTACTTCCATACCGGAGATTCCCATCGTGGTTATCTAGGCTCAGGGTCTGTCGATTTCCCCAGCATTTTCCGCGCGCTGGAGAGCATTCAGTATAAGGGACCGATTACCTTCGAGTCCTTCTCCTCTGCTGTGGTCGGTCAGCCGCTCGAAGGAATCCTGGGCATCTGGCGCAATCTCTGGGAGGACAGCCGCGATCTGGCCGCCCATGCCAAGGCCTTCACCGACGTGCAGATGAAATCGGCACGCGAGGCGCTCGGCCGCCAAAAGCGCTGA
- a CDS encoding substrate-binding domain-containing protein, translating to MTLSRRGFMGVAASLTALTPFASARFSGAHAEGAQKKIAIVAKIGGIPWFNAMERGIQSAGKEAGCNAWMIGPTQADAAQQVSAIEDLIARKVDVIGVVPNDASSLVPVLQRARAAGIHVISHESPGQQGAEWDLEFTTPAADGERHMEALAKATGGKGGYIIIVGSLTVPQHKLRADAAIALQKAKYPDMHLIGDRFGCGESVDDSYRTVMDQLRAHPDLTGVLAFGSQGPIGAARAVDARGKIRTVSVVGPFSPGQGAKYVRSGAIRCGYIWNPLLAGQTLVRLAMMMATDKPITNGMDLTDIGALQVDPAQRSILAPKMQIIDRSTIDALVALGL from the coding sequence ATGACCCTTTCCCGTCGCGGTTTCATGGGCGTCGCCGCCAGTCTGACCGCTCTCACGCCTTTTGCCTCTGCGCGTTTCTCCGGTGCACATGCCGAAGGGGCCCAGAAGAAAATCGCCATCGTCGCCAAGATTGGCGGTATTCCGTGGTTCAATGCCATGGAGCGCGGTATTCAGAGCGCCGGCAAGGAGGCCGGGTGCAATGCCTGGATGATCGGTCCCACCCAGGCCGATGCGGCTCAGCAGGTCAGCGCGATCGAGGATCTGATTGCCCGCAAGGTCGATGTGATCGGTGTCGTGCCCAATGATGCCAGTTCACTGGTGCCCGTGCTGCAACGCGCGCGCGCGGCAGGTATTCATGTCATCAGCCATGAAAGCCCCGGCCAGCAGGGTGCGGAATGGGATCTGGAATTTACCACCCCTGCGGCAGATGGCGAGCGTCATATGGAGGCGCTGGCCAAGGCCACTGGTGGCAAGGGCGGTTATATCATCATCGTCGGGTCGCTGACTGTTCCCCAGCACAAGCTGCGTGCCGATGCGGCTATTGCACTACAAAAGGCCAAATATCCCGACATGCATCTGATTGGTGATCGCTTTGGCTGCGGTGAGAGCGTGGATGACAGTTATCGCACCGTCATGGATCAGTTGCGCGCCCATCCCGACCTGACCGGCGTGCTTGCTTTCGGGTCGCAGGGGCCGATCGGGGCTGCGCGCGCGGTGGATGCGCGTGGCAAGATCAGGACTGTCTCGGTGGTGGGACCGTTTTCGCCGGGACAGGGGGCGAAATATGTGCGCTCAGGCGCAATACGGTGTGGCTATATCTGGAACCCGCTTCTGGCTGGGCAGACCCTCGTGCGTCTGGCCATGATGATGGCCACAGACAAGCCCATCACCAATGGCATGGACCTGACCGATATCGGTGCCTTGCAGGTTGATCCGGCCCAGCGCAGCATTCTTGCACCTAAGATGCAGATCATTGATCGATCGACCATTGATGCGCTGGTGGCGCTAGGGCTGTGA
- a CDS encoding sugar ABC transporter ATP-binding protein, protein MTGAVFLELRNVHKTFGSFQALRGIDWDVREGEIHCLVGENGCGKSTLIKAVSGVHAPDPGSEIRIGGRDVLPLDPMRARALGIQVVFQDLALFPNLSVAENIAFDANLGRGFSPRASIRQKAREILSRLGHELPLDCPVDALSIAERQIVAIARGLAGEARLIFMDEPTASLTRAEVRRLLDLVRKLSSEGIAIVFVSHRLDEVSAIAERITVMRDGRMVGTYPAASLDQRTLIHLMTGIEIATHHVPRDCSARPALLETCQLTRKGEYENVSITLHEGEVLGLTGLLGAGRTEFALSLFGMTRPDSGKMLVHGQECRFQTNQDALAAGLAYVSEDRLNLGINAEQSIVDNLDVAVLPSLANRFGYISDQARAQLAQDWVARLNIKLNSVHDAINTLSGGNQQRVILARWLASHPRILILDSPTVGVDIKNKEGIYALIRELSAQGVGILVISDEMIELFATCDRILHMRSGRIAGDYSPAHITEQALEARIYA, encoded by the coding sequence GTGACCGGCGCGGTCTTTCTGGAACTGCGGAATGTGCACAAGACATTCGGCAGTTTCCAGGCGCTGCGCGGGATCGATTGGGATGTGCGCGAAGGCGAAATCCATTGTCTTGTGGGCGAAAACGGATGCGGCAAATCCACGCTGATCAAGGCCGTATCAGGCGTCCACGCCCCCGACCCGGGGAGCGAAATCCGCATTGGTGGTCGGGATGTATTGCCGCTTGATCCGATGCGCGCCCGTGCTCTGGGCATTCAGGTGGTGTTTCAGGATCTCGCCCTTTTCCCCAATCTGAGTGTGGCTGAAAACATCGCCTTTGACGCCAACCTTGGGCGCGGCTTCAGTCCGCGTGCCTCAATCCGGCAAAAGGCCAGGGAGATACTGTCCCGTCTGGGGCATGAACTGCCGCTGGATTGCCCTGTCGATGCGCTCTCGATTGCCGAGCGACAGATCGTGGCCATTGCGCGTGGCCTGGCGGGTGAAGCGCGCCTGATTTTCATGGACGAGCCCACGGCGTCGCTCACGCGCGCCGAGGTACGCCGCCTGCTTGATCTGGTGCGTAAGCTCTCATCGGAGGGGATTGCGATCGTCTTCGTGTCGCATCGCCTTGATGAGGTCTCCGCCATTGCCGAGCGTATCACGGTGATGCGCGATGGCCGGATGGTGGGTACGTATCCTGCCGCCAGTCTCGACCAGAGAACGCTGATCCATCTCATGACCGGGATCGAGATTGCGACCCATCATGTTCCCCGCGATTGCAGCGCTCGTCCGGCCTTGCTCGAAACCTGCCAGCTTACGCGCAAGGGCGAGTATGAAAACGTCTCGATCACGCTGCATGAGGGCGAGGTTCTGGGCCTGACCGGTCTGCTGGGAGCTGGACGGACCGAATTTGCCCTCTCACTTTTCGGCATGACCAGACCGGATTCCGGCAAAATGCTGGTTCATGGCCAGGAATGTCGTTTTCAGACCAATCAGGACGCCCTTGCAGCAGGTCTGGCTTACGTCTCTGAAGACAGGCTCAATCTCGGGATCAATGCGGAGCAATCCATCGTCGATAATCTCGATGTTGCCGTTCTGCCAAGTCTGGCCAATCGTTTTGGCTATATTTCCGATCAGGCGCGCGCGCAGCTTGCCCAGGATTGGGTGGCACGGCTCAATATCAAACTGAATTCGGTGCATGATGCCATCAACACGCTTTCAGGTGGTAACCAGCAACGCGTGATTCTGGCACGCTGGCTTGCATCCCATCCCAGAATTCTCATCCTCGATAGCCCCACAGTGGGGGTGGACATCAAGAACAAGGAGGGGATCTACGCTCTGATCCGCGAATTGAGCGCTCAGGGTGTGGGTATTCTCGTGATCTCCGACGAGATGATCGAGCTTTTCGCCACCTGTGACCGCATCCTGCATATGCGCAGTGGCCGTATCGCGGGTGACTACTCCCCCGCACACATTACCGAACAGGCGCTGGAGGCGCGGATCTATGCCTGA
- a CDS encoding ABC transporter permease, with translation MPDFATLRSRPEFWLAGVIVIFGAALSLLTPSFLSLSNVVDLTESYAVQAIMATGLFVVLIAGGIDISFAATASVAQYVAALLATRYGLSPFLVIPAGLVVGTGLGFLNAALIHYARVNSIIITIATMNVYFALLMYATGGHSIYNLPDWWSERVTFLQFETSGGDLIRITLPIVVMMVSLLLCWVLLTLSRTGRQLYAMGGNAEAARRIGLNISKLQFFAYGFAGFMAALAGLVQANRVGEAVPNALYGTELSVLSAAVLGGASLLGGVGTIGGITLGILLLAIIQNGLNLLDISPYCFEIITGAIILASTTLTALSVQSRKRSRLVEEAPMGEQAHV, from the coding sequence ATGCCTGATTTTGCTACGCTGCGCAGCCGGCCTGAATTCTGGCTGGCTGGTGTGATTGTCATTTTCGGCGCCGCCCTGTCTTTGTTGACGCCAAGTTTTCTCAGCCTGTCGAATGTCGTCGATCTGACTGAGAGCTATGCCGTACAGGCCATTATGGCCACCGGGCTTTTCGTCGTGCTTATCGCAGGAGGCATCGATATCTCCTTCGCGGCGACGGCTTCGGTGGCGCAATATGTCGCGGCTCTACTGGCCACGCGTTATGGGCTCTCGCCCTTTCTCGTTATTCCCGCAGGCCTTGTCGTTGGGACGGGGCTGGGCTTTCTGAACGCCGCGCTTATCCATTATGCGCGTGTTAATTCCATCATCATCACCATCGCGACCATGAATGTCTATTTCGCCCTGCTGATGTACGCCACGGGTGGGCATTCCATCTATAATCTGCCCGATTGGTGGAGCGAGCGCGTGACGTTCCTGCAATTCGAGACATCGGGTGGCGATCTCATACGCATCACTTTGCCCATCGTGGTGATGATGGTGTCGCTCCTGCTCTGCTGGGTCCTGCTCACCCTGTCCAGAACCGGCAGGCAGCTTTACGCGATGGGCGGCAATGCCGAGGCGGCGCGTCGCATCGGCCTCAATATCTCGAAGCTGCAGTTCTTTGCTTATGGCTTTGCCGGTTTCATGGCGGCTCTAGCGGGGCTGGTCCAGGCTAATCGCGTGGGTGAAGCTGTTCCCAACGCACTTTATGGTACGGAATTATCAGTCCTCTCCGCTGCTGTTCTGGGCGGGGCGTCGCTATTGGGTGGTGTCGGTACCATTGGCGGGATCACACTGGGTATCCTGCTGCTCGCCATCATCCAGAACGGGCTCAATCTGCTCGATATCTCTCCCTACTGCTTCGAGATCATCACCGGCGCGATCATTCTCGCCTCCACGACGCTTACGGCCCTCTCGGTCCAGAGCCGCAAGCGCTCCCGGCTTGTCGAGGAAGCGCCAATGGGGGAGCAAGCCCATGTCTGA
- a CDS encoding ABC transporter permease, with protein sequence MSENLPVTGNTTGHSASMTDLATPFRRLFPAPVSGQTLATLALAIGFSLIVPGFFSLGSMRSMMFQLPQLGLLALAMAIPMMSGGLNLAIIAIANACGLAMVTVLGHLPLEGHGAGYVGFCIVIALMAGAVLGTALGGVTGWLIVRTKVHPILVTLGIMSIVEGTSIWLTRGEVVSGLPALYGQIGNASLVQIPLAFLAFLAVAGVVHLLLQHTAFGISIRMIGSNALATRYSAIDVDRVTIRIYALSGFLCFCAACLMLARFNSASAAYAKSYLLVTVLAAVLGGVDPNGGFGRVTGLVLAMIMLQLIATGFNLLGFSDYLTLAIWGLVLIGVACAQSSFKKRR encoded by the coding sequence ATGTCTGAAAATCTGCCGGTCACCGGGAATACGACAGGACATTCTGCCTCCATGACTGATCTCGCCACCCCGTTCCGCAGGCTGTTTCCTGCGCCTGTGTCGGGGCAGACTCTGGCCACGCTGGCGCTCGCCATCGGATTCAGCCTCATCGTACCCGGGTTTTTCAGCCTCGGTTCCATGCGCTCCATGATGTTTCAGCTGCCGCAGCTTGGCCTTCTGGCCCTGGCCATGGCCATTCCCATGATGTCGGGTGGATTGAATCTGGCGATCATCGCGATTGCCAATGCCTGCGGACTCGCCATGGTGACGGTACTTGGCCATCTACCCCTGGAGGGACATGGTGCGGGTTACGTGGGATTCTGCATCGTGATCGCTCTCATGGCAGGGGCGGTGCTGGGGACGGCGCTGGGGGGCGTCACCGGATGGCTGATCGTGCGAACGAAAGTCCATCCTATTCTGGTCACGCTCGGGATCATGTCGATTGTCGAGGGCACGAGCATCTGGCTGACACGCGGTGAGGTGGTGTCGGGCCTGCCGGCCCTTTATGGCCAGATCGGCAACGCCTCACTGGTCCAGATACCGCTGGCCTTCCTCGCCTTTCTGGCGGTCGCGGGGGTTGTTCATCTGCTGCTTCAGCATACGGCCTTCGGGATTTCGATCCGCATGATCGGGTCGAATGCGCTGGCCACACGCTATTCGGCAATCGATGTCGATCGCGTGACAATCAGGATCTACGCGCTTTCAGGCTTCCTGTGCTTCTGCGCTGCCTGCCTGATGCTGGCGCGGTTCAACTCGGCCAGTGCTGCCTATGCCAAATCCTATCTGCTTGTCACGGTTCTGGCGGCCGTTCTGGGTGGGGTCGACCCCAATGGCGGTTTCGGGCGGGTGACAGGGCTGGTTCTGGCCATGATCATGCTTCAGCTGATCGCAACCGGGTTCAATCTGCTCGGCTTCAGCGATTATCTGACACTCGCCATCTGGGGGCTGGTGCTGATCGGGGTGGCCTGTGCCCAGTCTTCATTCAAAAAGAGGCGTTGA
- a CDS encoding membrane-bound PQQ-dependent dehydrogenase, glucose/quinate/shikimate family, protein MSSSIRVLSFFVGLVIGLLGVGLTLGGIDLAWLGGSWAYILLGLMMAFVGFAVMARKAIALPVSILLSLVAAGWAFSEVGDVFWLVVPRVVVFIALPIVVGLLAPGFGASSRSGEKGALRSSAVPRAWGFGIASLYAIIFCGISLGMFQPHAEVTGNAADAPKPDTALGQQNGNDWPAWGRNLTGDRFAPYVQINAGNVSDLKLAWSFHTGDLAIDGAEYQVTPLKIADTLYLCTPLNKVIALDPVTGKEKWRFDPHMQVTRGNKGWKRCRGVSYADMTTMSLLAPDAKAFGPQDVADTTTAPSAAGAAASADIAPAASVLPAAPAPIDASAPCARRIVSTTNDARLFELDAATGALCQDFGDHGMVNLLEGLGPTAPGSYYLTSAPLVADGVIMVGGKINDNMTVGEPSGVIRGYDVRTGRLVWAWDASRGNRDSRPLPAGQIYAPETPNFWGTASYDPKLGLAFIPMGNQTPDFWTGNRHPYSDEYNDTILALDLRTGQEHWHFRTANNDMFDYDVTSQPILYDLPGANGETVPVVVGLTKRSQIFVLDRRTGKPVVKVTDRKVATDGMPGQRISPVQPYSDLSIGVAPLKESDMWGATIFDQLYCRIAFKKMRWEGEWTPLSDKQKTLIWPGYYGGSNWGGGALDPQTGVLVVNDIRMAMWGQFIKREEAAHAGLVPSTEGEYSEQLGTPWGVERSMFVSPMGAPCFKPPYGSLTAIDLKTQKTLWQVPVGSIQDAAIHGVFGQKGIIPHIYIPVGMPTMGGPLLTGGDLAFFHGSLDNYLRAFDLKSGKEVWRQRLPVGGQGTPMSYVQNGKQYVLVVAGGATRTGTNANKGDYVLSYALPSAP, encoded by the coding sequence GTGAGTAGCTCCATACGTGTTTTGAGTTTTTTTGTAGGCCTTGTCATAGGCCTGCTGGGCGTCGGCCTGACCTTGGGAGGTATAGACCTCGCCTGGCTGGGCGGTAGCTGGGCGTATATTCTTCTGGGGCTGATGATGGCCTTTGTCGGCTTTGCCGTCATGGCCCGCAAGGCGATCGCCTTGCCAGTCTCCATTCTGCTCAGTCTTGTGGCCGCCGGTTGGGCGTTCAGTGAAGTGGGTGATGTGTTCTGGCTGGTTGTGCCGCGCGTCGTCGTGTTCATTGCCCTGCCGATTGTCGTCGGTCTGCTGGCCCCGGGTTTCGGTGCCTCGTCGCGTTCGGGCGAAAAGGGGGCATTGCGTTCAAGCGCTGTGCCGCGCGCCTGGGGTTTCGGCATTGCCTCCCTCTATGCGATCATTTTCTGCGGGATCTCGCTGGGCATGTTCCAGCCCCATGCCGAAGTCACAGGCAATGCAGCTGACGCGCCGAAGCCTGACACGGCCCTTGGCCAGCAGAACGGCAATGACTGGCCAGCCTGGGGGCGTAACCTCACGGGTGACCGCTTTGCACCCTATGTGCAGATCAATGCCGGGAACGTTTCGGACCTGAAGCTCGCCTGGAGCTTCCATACCGGCGATCTTGCCATCGATGGCGCCGAGTATCAGGTCACCCCGCTCAAGATTGCCGACACGCTTTATCTCTGCACGCCGCTCAACAAGGTGATTGCGCTTGATCCGGTCACGGGCAAGGAGAAATGGCGCTTTGACCCGCATATGCAGGTGACGCGCGGCAACAAGGGCTGGAAGCGCTGCCGTGGCGTAAGCTACGCGGATATGACAACCATGTCGCTGCTTGCACCGGATGCCAAGGCTTTCGGCCCGCAGGACGTAGCCGATACCACTACAGCGCCGTCTGCTGCCGGGGCCGCTGCCTCCGCAGACATCGCGCCTGCCGCTTCCGTCTTGCCGGCTGCGCCTGCGCCAATCGATGCGTCAGCGCCTTGCGCAAGACGCATTGTCAGCACCACCAATGATGCCCGCCTTTTCGAGCTTGATGCCGCTACGGGTGCCCTGTGTCAGGATTTTGGCGACCATGGCATGGTCAACCTGCTCGAGGGTCTTGGCCCCACGGCACCGGGATCCTATTACCTGACATCTGCGCCGCTGGTGGCAGATGGCGTGATCATGGTGGGTGGCAAGATCAACGACAACATGACCGTGGGTGAGCCTTCCGGCGTCATTCGTGGCTACGATGTCCGTACGGGTCGTCTTGTCTGGGCCTGGGATGCCTCGCGCGGAAACCGCGACAGCCGCCCGCTTCCTGCGGGTCAGATTTATGCGCCTGAGACGCCCAATTTCTGGGGCACGGCGTCTTACGATCCCAAGCTCGGCCTTGCCTTCATTCCGATGGGCAATCAGACACCCGATTTCTGGACTGGTAACCGTCATCCCTATTCGGATGAATACAACGATACCATCCTGGCGCTCGATCTGCGCACGGGTCAGGAACACTGGCATTTCCGTACCGCCAATAACGACATGTTTGATTATGACGTGACGTCGCAGCCGATCCTGTACGATCTGCCCGGGGCGAATGGCGAGACGGTTCCGGTTGTGGTTGGCCTGACCAAGCGCAGCCAGATTTTCGTGCTCGACCGCCGGACCGGCAAGCCTGTGGTCAAGGTGACAGACCGCAAGGTTGCAACCGATGGTATGCCCGGCCAGCGCATCAGCCCGGTCCAGCCCTATTCCGACCTGTCGATCGGTGTTGCGCCGCTCAAGGAAAGCGACATGTGGGGGGCAACGATCTTCGATCAGCTCTATTGCCGCATCGCCTTCAAGAAAATGCGCTGGGAGGGTGAATGGACTCCTCTGAGCGACAAGCAGAAAACCCTGATCTGGCCCGGTTATTATGGTGGGTCCAACTGGGGTGGTGGCGCGCTCGACCCGCAGACCGGCGTGTTGGTGGTGAATGATATTCGCATGGCTATGTGGGGTCAGTTCATCAAGCGCGAGGAAGCCGCCCATGCGGGTCTCGTTCCCTCCACCGAAGGTGAATATTCGGAGCAGCTGGGCACACCCTGGGGTGTGGAGCGCTCGATGTTCGTTTCGCCCATGGGAGCACCCTGCTTCAAACCGCCCTACGGTTCACTGACGGCCATTGACCTCAAAACCCAGAAAACGCTCTGGCAGGTGCCAGTGGGCAGTATTCAGGATGCCGCCATTCACGGGGTTTTCGGGCAAAAGGGAATCATTCCGCACATCTATATTCCGGTCGGTATGCCCACCATGGGTGGCCCGCTGCTGACAGGCGGTGATCTCGCCTTCTTCCATGGCTCGCTCGATAATTACCTGCGCGCCTTTGATCTGAAGAGTGGCAAGGAAGTCTGGCGTCAGCGCCTGCCGGTAGGTGGTCAGGGTACGCCGATGAGCTATGTCCAGAACGGCAAGCAATATGTTCTGGTTGTAGCGGGCGGGGCGACACGCACAGGCACGAACGCCAATAAGGGCGACTATGTTCTGTCCTACGCGTTACCCTCAGCGCCCTGA